The sequence below is a genomic window from Alkalidesulfovibrio alkalitolerans DSM 16529.
ATTCCTGCCTCGCTTCGGCCCGGGCAGTGAGGCCGTTCGGTATGAAGATGTCCACCGGGAAGAGCGAGAACCCGGTCAGGTTGTAGTTCAACTCCACGCGCACTCCGGTGCCGTGGCCGCCCGGTTTGCTCACCAGGGCGGTGTTCACGGAAAGCCTGGTCACGTCGAGCCCGGCAGCCTCGGCCGAGGCCAGGGCGACCGGCGTGGCGTCGCCGCCGCGGCTGGCCGTGACCACGGCCTCGCGGGCCGTACGGGTCAGGATGTTGCCGGTGTGGATCAGGCGTGAGACGTCGATGGTCCCGATGAACATGGGAAAGACCAGCAGCGCCATGGTGATGGCGAATTCGGTGGAGATGCCGCCTCGCTCTCCCTCGAGCAGTCTGCGTATGCGATCGCGCATGGCTGCCCCCTACCGTTCGTGGATCATGACCGAAGTGGCGGTCACGGCGTCGATTTTGAAGATGTCGGCGAAGACCGCGATCAGGGTGATGAAGTCGAAATTCACGCTGACCTTGACCGAGACCGGTTCAAGGGGAACGCGCGGCCCGATTTCGATCTTCGGGATCTCGCTCACTCCGCCGTTCACGAGATGCTGCGCGATGGTGGTATTGATTTCCGACTCGCTGACGTCCGCCAGAATGGCCAGCCGCGCGCCCTCCACGGCGGCTGCCGTGACCGAGCTCTGCGTCCAGTAGAGGCGGCTGAAGTCGATCACGCCCATGAGAATGAGAAGGAAGAGCGGCAGGAGCAGCGCCGTCTCCACGGCGGCGTAGCCGCTCTCGCCGGTTTGCCCCTTGCGGGCTCTGATGCGGTGCATGAATTGCCTGATCACGATACGCTCCCCCGGCTCGTGGCCGTACAATGGGGAAGCAAGGTTTGGACCAAACTTGTCCTAATATCTTTAGGTCTGTGAATTCATTGTGTTGCGATATTAAATGGAAACGAATAGCAGGGGTTTTCTGTCCACGCTTCGTGACCCGATCCATGAATCGTGGAGGGCGGCGAATGCCGTGCGCGCTGCATGCGGAGAAGTCGCCCGCGACTGGCGGCAAGGGAGGGCGCGCAGACTGTTCAAAAAGCGGCCGGATGCAAGGCGCAAGAAAGCGCCGGGGCCGACGCGTATCAAAACATGCGCGAGGACCCGGCGCTTTCGCGGCAACGCGGCAGACGGTACTTTCGGGGCAGTCTGCTAGCAGACCCACTCGTCGTCGGCGGCGATGGGCGCAAAACCCCGGCGCATGGTGTTTTCGGTCACGCAGCGCGGGTCCATGAACTGGAGCAGGTAGTCCGGGCCGCCTGCCTTGGAGCCAACGCCCGACATCTTGAAGCCGCCGAAGGGCTGCCGGTAGACCAGCGCGCCGGTGTTGTTGCGGTTGAGATAGAGGTTGCCTACGCGGAATTCCTTCTTGGCTTTCTCCAGATGGCGCGGACTGCGTGAGAACACGCCGCCCGTGAGCGCGAAGCGGGTGGAGTTGGCAATGGCGATGGCCTGATCGAAGTCTTTGGCCTTCATCACCGCGAGCACCGGGCCGAATATCTCCTCCTGCGCGATGCGGTGGTGCGGCTCGATGCCCTCCACGATGGTCAGGGGCGCGTAGCAGCCCTTGTCCGGCACCTCGCGCTCGACCAGGATGCGGCCTTCCTTGCGCGCGATCTCGATGTATTCGCGCACGTTGCGCTGCTGCGAGAGGTCGGCCACCGGCCCCATGTAGTTGGAGGGATCCTCGGAGGGACCGATCTTCACGGACTTGGCGGCCTCGACGAGGCGCTCGATGAAACGCTCGTAGATCGGTTCGACCACGATGACCCGCGAACAGGCCGAGCACTTCTGGCCCTGGAAGCCGAAGGCCGAGTACATGACGTGCAGCACGGCCTCGTCGAGGTCGGCGTCGTCGTCCACGATGATGGCGTTCTTGCCGCCCATCTCCGCGATGACCCGCTTGCACTGCTCCTGGCCGGGCCTGACCACGGCGGCCTTCTCCTGGATGCGCAGACCGACTTCCACCGAACCGGTGAAGGCGATGACGCTGATCTTCGGATGTTCGACGAGGTAGTCGCCCATGACCCGCGAGCGGCCGGGGCAGAAGTTGAAGACGCCGTCGGGCAGCCCGGCCTGCCTGAAAATGTCCACCATGCCGTGACCGATGATGGAGGAGATGGAGGCGGGCTTGTAGATCACCGGGTTACCGGTGACGATGGCCGCGCTGACCATGCCCAGGGAGATGGCCAAGGGGAAGTTCCAGGGCGCGATGACTGCGGCTATGCCTTTGGGCTGGTAGAAAAGGTGGTTCAACTCGCCCGGCGCGTTGCCCATGCGGCGGGGTTTGCCCAGGCGAATCATCTCGCGGGCGTAGTATTCCAGGAAGTCGATGGCTTCGGTCACGTCGTGGTAGGCTTGGTCCCACTGCTTGCCGACTTCGAGCACCTGGATCGCGGAAAGCTCGAAGATGCGTGCGCGGCAGATGGCGGCGGCCTTGAGCAGCACGGCCGCGCGGTCCTCGGGAGCGGTGTCGCGCCAGGCGGGGAAGGCACGCTCGGCCGCCGCGATGGCATCGTCCACCTCGCCCGTGCCAGCCTGGCAGACATGGCCCAGGATTTCGTCCGGGTCGGCCGGGTTGTAGGAGGCGATGGTGTCGGAGGTCGTGACATCGCGGCCGCCGATGAACAGCGGATAGGTGGCGCCGGCCTTGGAGCGGACCGTGGCGATGGCCGCGACGAAGGAGTCGCGCGCGGCCTTGATGGTGAAGTCGATGTTGGGGTCGTTGCGGAAGGGCGGCAGGCCGCCGGGGGCCTCGCGCGGCGCGGGATGGGTGCGCGGCGAGCAGGCCAGGGCGCGCTTGAGTGTGGCCTCGGGATTCTCCAGGAGCTTTTCCGCGTCCACGTTGTCCGCAAAACCCTGGCGAAGGAACGACTCGTTGGCCGTGTTCTCCAGCAGGCGGCGCACCAGATAGGCCATGCCCGGCAGAAGCTCGCCGTAGGGGCAGTAGAGGCGCACGCGGCCAGCCACGTTCTTCAGGCCCTTGCGCACGGGTTCGGCCATGCCGAAAAGCACCTGAAACTCATAGCGGTCCTCGGAGACGCCAAGCGCCCGGGCGTATTCCATGACCGCGCTGATGCTGCGGATGTTGTGCGAGGCGCACTGGTAGTACACGAGGTCACTGTTTTCCAGGATGACCTTGGAGCAGCGCTCGAAGGCGATGTCCGATTCGGCCTTGTTGGTCCACACGGGAACGGGCCAGCCCGACTGCATGGCGATGACCGTCTCGAAGTCCCAATACGCGCCCTTGACCAGGCGCAGGCCGAAGGGCAGCTTCTCGGCCCGGCTCCAGGCGATGAGTCCGGCGAGGTCGTCGTCCACGCTCTTCAGGTAGGCCTGCAGCACCACGGAGAGGTGCG
It includes:
- a CDS encoding TadE/TadG family type IV pilus assembly protein; its protein translation is MRDRIRRLLEGERGGISTEFAITMALLVFPMFIGTIDVSRLIHTGNILTRTAREAVVTASRGGDATPVALASAEAAGLDVTRLSVNTALVSKPGGHGTGVRVELNYNLTGFSLFPVDIFIPNGLTARAEARQE
- the pruA gene encoding L-glutamate gamma-semialdehyde dehydrogenase, whose amino-acid sequence is MDMQQVDPKIIARGKEFFASISGEAPSVFNKGFWTGKVMDWAMKHEDFKVQLFRFVDVLPYLNTSESLQRHIDEYFAGEGAGEIPPVLKWGAEKSGLLGGLAAKAMGKIIRTNIEGMAKQFIIGQNTKEAVKSLNKLRKDGFTFTVDFLGEATVSEIEADEYMNGYLEVLDALAAEQRSWKALGTSGDLDWEHAPKVNVSVKPSAFYSQSKAVDVEGTVAGMLKRIRPIYKKIVAMGGAMCIDMEQLKYKEATIELFKRLRADPEFRHWPHLSVVLQAYLKSVDDDLAGLIAWSRAEKLPFGLRLVKGAYWDFETVIAMQSGWPVPVWTNKAESDIAFERCSKVILENSDLVYYQCASHNIRSISAVMEYARALGVSEDRYEFQVLFGMAEPVRKGLKNVAGRVRLYCPYGELLPGMAYLVRRLLENTANESFLRQGFADNVDAEKLLENPEATLKRALACSPRTHPAPREAPGGLPPFRNDPNIDFTIKAARDSFVAAIATVRSKAGATYPLFIGGRDVTTSDTIASYNPADPDEILGHVCQAGTGEVDDAIAAAERAFPAWRDTAPEDRAAVLLKAAAICRARIFELSAIQVLEVGKQWDQAYHDVTEAIDFLEYYAREMIRLGKPRRMGNAPGELNHLFYQPKGIAAVIAPWNFPLAISLGMVSAAIVTGNPVIYKPASISSIIGHGMVDIFRQAGLPDGVFNFCPGRSRVMGDYLVEHPKISVIAFTGSVEVGLRIQEKAAVVRPGQEQCKRVIAEMGGKNAIIVDDDADLDEAVLHVMYSAFGFQGQKCSACSRVIVVEPIYERFIERLVEAAKSVKIGPSEDPSNYMGPVADLSQQRNVREYIEIARKEGRILVEREVPDKGCYAPLTIVEGIEPHHRIAQEEIFGPVLAVMKAKDFDQAIAIANSTRFALTGGVFSRSPRHLEKAKKEFRVGNLYLNRNNTGALVYRQPFGGFKMSGVGSKAGGPDYLLQFMDPRCVTENTMRRGFAPIAADDEWVC
- a CDS encoding TadE/TadG family type IV pilus assembly protein, which gives rise to MIRQFMHRIRARKGQTGESGYAAVETALLLPLFLLILMGVIDFSRLYWTQSSVTAAAVEGARLAILADVSESEINTTIAQHLVNGGVSEIPKIEIGPRVPLEPVSVKVSVNFDFITLIAVFADIFKIDAVTATSVMIHER